In Thermotomaculum hydrothermale, a single genomic region encodes these proteins:
- the cysS gene encoding cysteine--tRNA ligase — protein sequence MKIYNTLSGKLEEFKTLRDKEARIYTCGPTVYDYAHIGNFRTFCFEDIFRRYLKYKGYKVIQVMNLTDVDDKTIRRANEEGLSLREYTEKYAKAFFEDCETLNIEKVEYNPRATEHIEEMIELVKTLINKGFAYEKDGSVYFDISAFNEYGKLSKLDRREIKEGVSVDADEYEKDDVRDFVLWKAKKEGEPSWPSPWGEGRPGWHLECSVMAMKYLGETIDLHAGGEDLIFPHHENEIAQSEAATGKPFSNYWLHCKYLIVEGKKMSKSLGNFFTLRDLIKKGYNPRAIRYVLISSHYRKQLNFTLESVKAAEKAIEKVEGFYQAVSQTKNKADYDERIKELIEKYRKDFEEAMDDDLNVSGALGALFEFIGEVNKLYPDSNIPEANRDKVLQFLEKLNSVFAVFDFSTELPDDEILKLIEERNEARKNRNFKRADEIRDMLKEKGIILEDTKDGTRFKRIK from the coding sequence TACAACACTTTAAGTGGTAAGCTGGAAGAGTTTAAAACATTGAGAGATAAAGAGGCAAGAATTTATACCTGTGGCCCTACTGTTTACGATTATGCACATATAGGTAATTTCAGAACATTCTGTTTTGAGGATATATTCAGAAGGTATTTGAAGTACAAAGGTTATAAGGTTATTCAGGTTATGAATTTAACAGATGTTGACGACAAAACTATTAGAAGGGCAAATGAAGAAGGTTTGTCTTTGAGGGAGTATACAGAAAAGTATGCAAAGGCTTTTTTTGAAGATTGCGAAACTTTAAATATAGAAAAGGTTGAGTATAATCCAAGGGCGACAGAGCATATTGAAGAGATGATAGAGCTTGTAAAAACCTTAATTAACAAAGGCTTTGCTTATGAGAAAGATGGGTCTGTTTACTTTGATATATCTGCTTTTAATGAGTACGGGAAGCTTTCCAAACTTGATAGAAGGGAGATTAAGGAAGGGGTTTCAGTTGACGCTGACGAGTATGAAAAGGACGATGTGAGAGACTTTGTTTTGTGGAAAGCTAAGAAGGAAGGAGAGCCTTCCTGGCCATCACCCTGGGGAGAAGGGCGTCCAGGCTGGCATCTTGAATGCTCTGTTATGGCAATGAAGTATCTTGGCGAAACAATAGATTTACACGCAGGGGGTGAGGATTTAATTTTTCCTCACCACGAAAATGAGATAGCACAAAGCGAGGCTGCAACAGGCAAGCCTTTTTCAAATTATTGGCTTCACTGCAAGTATTTGATTGTTGAAGGAAAAAAGATGAGTAAATCCCTCGGCAACTTTTTTACCTTGAGGGATTTGATTAAAAAGGGCTATAACCCGAGGGCAATCAGGTATGTGCTTATTTCTTCCCATTATAGAAAACAGTTAAATTTCACTCTTGAAAGTGTTAAGGCTGCTGAGAAGGCTATTGAAAAGGTTGAGGGATTTTATCAGGCCGTAAGTCAAACAAAGAATAAGGCAGATTACGATGAGAGAATAAAAGAATTGATTGAAAAATACAGAAAAGATTTTGAAGAAGCAATGGATGATGATTTAAATGTTTCAGGTGCATTAGGGGCACTTTTTGAGTTTATAGGAGAGGTTAACAAGCTTTATCCAGATTCTAATATCCCTGAAGCAAACAGGGATAAGGTTTTGCAATTTCTTGAAAAACTTAACAGTGTTTTTGCTGTATTTGATTTTTCAACTGAATTGCCTGATGATGAGATTTTGAAACTTATTGAAGAGAGGAATGAAGCAAGGAAAAACAGGAATTTTAAAAGGGCAGATGAGATAAGGGATATGCTAAAAGAGAAGGGAATTATTCTTGAAGATACAAAGGATGGGACAAGGTTTAAGAGAATAAAATAA